Proteins encoded within one genomic window of Pieris brassicae chromosome 12, ilPieBrab1.1, whole genome shotgun sequence:
- the LOC123717248 gene encoding uncharacterized protein LOC123717248 yields MATAKDTSAFFLEADAKEFDSVLKLYPQAIKLKADQKTKRPEELIKLDNWYQNELPKKIKSRGKDAHMVHEELVQLMKWKQARGRFYPQLSYLIKVNTPRAVMAETKKAFKKLPNIESAMTALSNLKGVGTATASALLAAASPEIAPFMADECVQAIPEMEGSDYTAKEYLNFVKHIRNVCDRLNKDQNGCGKKWSPHMVELTLWIHHIVSDLQPELLGKPPKVAPTNGGSPLPSDESNLEPPTNGNGKLSSECAEDTTSCTEDSMDAKGASPSNPATPASPSDNSDSALSTPRAKRQIEEASSEENSLGDACDVAPPVKKLREATH; encoded by the exons ATGGCTACCGCGAAAGACACGTCTGCTTTCTTTCTTGAAGCAGATGCTAAAGAATTTGATAgtgttttaaagttatatccACAAGCGATTAAACTAAAGGCCGATCAGAAAACAAAGAGGCCCGAGGAGCTGATAAAATTGGACAACTG gTACCAAAATGAATTGCCCAAGAAGATCAAATCCAGGGGCAAAGATGCGCACATGGTACACGAGGAATTGGTACAGCTGATGAAATGGAAACAGGCC CGGGGAAGGTTCTACCCACAACTATCATACCTCATAAAAGTGAACACGCCACGAGCCGTGATGGCGGAGACAAAGAAAGCCTTCAAGAAGCTGCCGAACATAGAATCAGCGATGACGGCTTTAAGTAATCTTAAAGGGGTCGGTACTGCCACAGCCTCCGCTCTCCTGGCTGCTGCCAGCCCCGAGATAGCGCCATTCATGGCGGACGAATGCGTACAAGCCATTCCTGAAATGGAAGGAAGTGATTACACTGCCAAGGAATACCTCAATTTTGTTAAACATATTAGAAACGTCTGTGATAGGTTAAATAAG gaTCAAAACGGTTGTGGCAAGAAATGGTCGCCGCACATGGTAGAACTCACGTTATGGATACACCACATAGTATCAGACTTACAACCGGAACTACTCGGCAAGCCTCCAAAGGTCGCACCCACGAATGGGGGATCACCTTTGCCCAGCGACGAGAGCAATCTAGAACCGCCGACAAATGGTAATG GTAAATTATCATCAGAGTGCGCAGAAGACACGACATCTTGCACAGAAGACTCGATGGACGCAAAAGGCGCGTCACCATCGAATCCAGCCACGCCAGCTTCCCCCTCCGACAACTCTGACTCAGCGTTAAGCACGCCCCGAGCTAAACG GCAAATAGAAGAAGCCAGTTCAGAAGAGAACTCGCTTGGTGACGCGTGTGACGTCGCCCCGCCCGTCAAGAAGCTCCGAGAAGCCACGCACTGA
- the LOC123717411 gene encoding integrator complex subunit 13, with product MFPTNHKTIFVLDHTPYFGISSDFPIDFDVSKSRGAGYVPLPPICKSLWTCSVEASVEYCRIVWDLFPEGKLVRFIVSDAAAHILNTWALAQQNLTHILNGLCLVGPVRRGAGGDVVGLCAAIESLAEASPIQSSRPSTERLFQNRGRIICITSARDDDSIRSLAEIALNTLVQQNKKASAAQPPTTTDASTSTQSLVVHYCHLVIINVTPEKAETRVNNQPLTEMGGGLMGVEVIVCRASTLANLLGKLVLPHYRLAITTVTGIPMKEEQNASSSANYDVEIIHSAEAHAGLRASQTAAEATESVVLRWWTPRGAEGGAGGCNGPLWRVTPADVASRPSACLVNFLLNGRSVTLEVPTRKAGCRSASHVLAAQGGELWIGALGGRTPYEDPPALSEGAGGRVTDYRIKEFGALMQQNKIHPLRGIGSNTRARTKLQRHTTYWPLTISSTLIFNLGSVMEPLTRLVVQESLTEDEVETCRGVLLSLLGMETRHEFPSAQLPANLRGKSSGRREEQWRQVWGELEALVRAHSNSSPHRALLRTLLECRSHNHSNEGESSRATVIRATTDSPLSPVGAGNGNGDVWAPRNALDALLGAPRPPRRPDFAGRLTAGNRIATLYPQMQQDVETQN from the exons atgtttcctacaaatcataaaacaatatttgtgtTAGATCACACACCATATTTTGGGATTTCATCCGATTTCCCTATAGACTTTGATGTTTCTAAAAGCCGGGGTGCTGGATATGTACCCTTACCGCCAATTTGCAAATCTTTGTGGACTTGCAGTGTTGAAGCTTCCGTGGAATACTGTCGAATCGTGTGGGATTTATTTCCTGAAGGAAAATTG GTGAGATTCATTGTAAGCGATGCAGCCGCTCACATCCTTAATACTTGGGCACTAGCTCAGCAAAATTTAACTCAT attttaAATGGTCTATGCTTAGTGGGACCAGTGAGAAGAGGTGCTGGTGGGGACGTGGTGGGATTATGTGCAGCTATTGAGTCACTGGCTGAGGCCTCACCTATACAATCCTCACGACCATCCACTGAAAGACTCTTTCAGAATCG tggtcgcataatatgtataacaaGTGCAAGGGATGATGATTCTATAAGAAGTTTAGCAGAAATTGCCCTCAATACCCTTGTACAACAAAATAAGAAGGCATCAGCTGCTCAACCTCCCACCACTACTGATGCATCTACAAGCACACA gtCTTTGGTAGTACATTATTGCCacttagttataattaatgttacacCTGAAAAAGCCGAGACAAGAGTCAATAATCAGCCGCTTACAGAG ATGGGTGGCGGTCTAATGGGTGTTGAAGTAATTGTGTGTAGAGCGAGCACGTTAGCCAATTTATTAGGAAAACTGGTACTTCCACACTATAGACTGGCAATCACCACGGTCACTGGCATTCCTATGAAA GAAGAGCAAAATGCAAGTTCCAGTGCAAATTACGATGTGGAGATAATACATTCAGCGGAGGCCCACGCAGGGCTTCGGGCTTCTCAAACAGCTGCCGAAGCGACTGAGTCG GTGGTGCTACGTTGGTGGACGCCGCGAGGTGCGGAAGGGGGGGCGGGGGGCTGCAATGGGCCTTTGTGGAGGGTGACTCCGGCAGATGTTGCCTCGCGTCCTTCCGCCTGCCTCGTGAACTTCTTGCTTAATGGCCGATCGGTCACTTTGGAGGTTCCCAC AAGAAAAGCAGGATGCAGATCAGCATCCCATGTTTTAGCAGCGCAGGGTGGGGAACTATGGATTGGGGCATTGGGTGGTAGGACTCCATATGAAGACCCACCCGCTTTGTCAGAGGGGGCTGGTGGGAGAGTCACGGATTATAG GATAAAGGAATTCGGAGCGCTAATGCAACAGAACAAAATTCACCCGTTAAGAGGGATTGGTTCGAATACGCGTGCACGTACGAAGCTCCAACGGCATACGACGTACTGGCCGCTCACTATTTCTTCCACGCTAATATTTAACTTGGGATCT gtAATGGAACCCCTAACACGACTAGTCGTTCAAGAATCGTTAACGGAAGATGAAGTGGAAACGTGTCGTGGGGTCCTTCTCTCATTATTGGGAATGGAGACGAGGCACGAGTTCCCTTCCGCGCAATTACCGGCTAATTTGAG gGGTAAATCAAGTGGGCGTCGCGAGGAACAATGGCGGCAGGTATGGGGCGAACTAGAGGCACTAGTACGGGCACATTCTAACTCAAGCCCACATCGAGCTCTTTTGCGGACCTTACTTGAGTGTAGGTCGCACAACCATAGTAATGAAG GTGAATCGTCAAGAGCGACGGTAATACGCGCTACCACAGATTCGCCATTGTCTCCCGTCGGGGCTGGTAATGGTAACGGCGATGTCTGGGCACCCAGAAATGCCCTGGACGCTCTACTGGGTGCGCCCAGACCACCACGGAGACCAGACTTCGCTGGTCGTCTTACCGCTGGAAACAGAATAGCAACCCTCTACCCACAAATGCAGCAAGATGTTGAAACTCAGAATTAG